The DNA sequence CTCAATCAGAAGCTGATTAAGCGTTTGTTCACGCTCATCGTGCCCACCACCAAAACCGCTTCCGCGTTGACGGCCAATTGCATCAATTTCATCAATAAAAACAATCGCCGGCGAATGACGGCGTACACGTTCAAAAAGATCTCGCACGCGCGCTGCGCCTACGCCCACAAATACTTCAATAAAATCTGAACCGGAAACGCTAAAGAATGGGCAATGCGCTTCGCCTGCCATCGCTTTTGCCAGTAATGTTTTTCCATTACCTGGGTCGCCCACTAAAAGCACACCACGAGGAATACGCGCCCCAAGACGACGATATTTTTCAGGATTTTTTAGAAAATCTACAACGTCTTTTAACGCCTCTTTGGCATCGGTAGCGCCTGCAACAGCGGAAAAGTTTTCACTGATCATAGAAGGGGTAAACATTTTTGCTTTGCTTTTACCCATGGAAAAAATGCCGCCGCTACTATTATTTGAGCCGCGTGCTTGGCGCATGAAATACCAAGCTGCAAGAGGCACCACCAACAACATTGCAATCCACATCATGTACCACATATTGTACGGATTAGAATTTGCAGCTACCGAGAATTCTACATTGTGATTTTTAAGGATGTCCCAATTATTAGTATTTTCAGGCACGGTTACTTCAAAACGAGAGCCATCGTTCATAACGCCAAAAACATCTTGGCCAGAAACATGAACCGCTTTAACATTGCCTTCTTCAACCGCTTTTAAATAGTTTGAATAACTAATTCCTTTAACCTGACGCGTATAATCGGTCAGCTTTGTAAGTAGTCCCAAACAGGCAACAAATAATATAACAATAAAGATAAGATTTCGAGGCCCTTTGGATAATTGATTGAATCGCATTTTTTTCATAAGCGCTATCCTATCGGTCTTATATTTTTTTAACGTGTCGCGTTACCGGCTCTTTCGCTTCAAACCCCAGAGCCATTTTTTCCTGACTGAATTAATTTACGGCCTAAGGGCCGTTCTATTATGTCCAAAGTATACAATATTATCAAAAAACTGTCGATAGATTGCCCTAAAATCAGCGTTTTAGGGCGTGAACAAACATGAGTTGATGTTCTTCAGCAATTTTTCAAGAAGAATCATTGTAGAATGCGCAGCTCTATATCCAAAGAGCAAAAGAAAACAAAATTTTTTTACCAAGCAACGATTGTCTATTTTTATTGTTTGACATGTGCGAACTGTGATAAAATTTCTATTATGAATATTTTATTGGCATGCACTGCGAAAGGCCAGAATGGTGAAATTATCACGAATTTCCGCATTATTTATCATTTTTGTTTTCAGTAAAACATCTGGAATTACCGCTGCAATTACTCAACCCGATGTTAGAAAAACAATTCCAATGGCAGAGTACAATCTTCGCGAAGCGATGACGCAGCTCTGGTCTGATCATGGTATCTGGACACGCATTTACATTATCGAAGCACTTAATAACGCTCCAGGAAAAGAAGCTGCTGCTGACCGCTTGATGAAAAATCAAGATGATATTGGTAATGCGATTGCGCAGTTTTATGGAGAAGACGCTGGAAAAAAAATGACCGCTCTGTTAAAAAATCATATTAAAATTGCCGTAGACATTGTCGATGCTGCAAAAGCAAATAACCAACAAAAATTAAAAGCCAACGATAATTTATGGCATTCAAATGCAGATGATATTGCGCTATTTCTACGAAATGCAAATCCAGGTAATTGGAAATTCAAGCCCCTGCAGACAATGCTTTATGATCACCTTAAATTGACTACAAATGAAGTGCTAGCTCGCTTGAAAAAAGATTGGAGTGGCGACGTAACCAATTTTGATAAAGTTATGGAACAGTTACGAGGCATGGGCCAAGAGTTGTCAAACGGCATTGTAAAACAGTTTCCAGCAAAATTTAAATAACGAGCATCTATTCTATACGCCTATTGGCTGTTCATAAAGCGGCGACCAGCTTGGATAGCAGCAACGGTCTTGTGCGCTCGTGACGTAAATTCGTTCATTGCTAAAAACATGATGCACTGCAACTCTGCTTGTCTTTCCATTGGTGACAGTAAATGCTAAATAGTTTCCGCAGGGCGACCAACACGATTCTTCTTTATTACTGTTATCAAACGTCAATTGTGTATGCGTCTTTGTATTCAAATCATATGAAAAAAGTTGTGCAGTGCCGTTGCACATACGTGAATAAGCTATTTTTTTCGTCGCTTGGCAAAAACTTGGGCTTGAACAATAGCCGTCTGGGGTTAATCTTTCAAATTCTTTTGTATCTGCATGATAATAGCAAATATAGGGTTGCTTACTGCCCGCATCTGAACAAAAAATAATGTCTCCATTATCGCAAAGCGTTGGCGAAATATTTTGGCCAGCGTTATGAGTAACTTGTGAAAGAGAAGATCTGCCTGTTTGCTCATCTATCTGATATAAATAAATGGTGCTTTTGCTTCCAATTGAACCATCGCACGAACAGTAGACCACTTTTTTCCCATCGCTTGAAAACGAAGGACGCATGACAAATCCATCAAGATTCGCGACCATTTTTCTTTTTTTATCCATAGCTACCGACATTAACCGTACATTTGAATTCGTAATTTCTGAATATAAAATCATGGGTGAAAGAGAATCGTTGTTCCAACGCGGGGCAAATGCATTTGCATTCTTCACCAGCAAGGACGATTGTTCTGCACACTTTTCGCAATCAATATAGGGCGCTGTTACATAAATATGTTTTTCAATTTTTTTCCCCTTGATTCTTTTTTCTTTGCAATACGCAATGCGCGTTGAAAAAAAACTACCCTGGCCGGTAAGCAATGGCCATACTTGGTCAGCAATATGTTCTGCAACAATCCGCGCAGGATACTCTTTAATTGAAAACCTCTTCCCCTTAATCATACAATGCGCGTCAAGATCGTATAACCGCCATTCGAGTGTTCCGCCAAACCACGTGTGCGCTAAAAATAATCCTAAACCAAATCCATCTTTCATTAATTCTTTCATTGCAGCTTTTGATGGCTGTTTTTCAAACGGCATGATCGTAACCGAAAATCCGCTCAACATCGCCTTTGAACGTTCAAGCATCTCTTTAAGCAACGTGGAACTTTCGTCCATTATTTCATTTGCATCGATAACGCCAATTAATAATTTCATTTTTTGAACTGAGGATCCTTTAATAGAAACATTCATCGGAGCATTTTCTGCAATGAGGTGTGTACAAAAGACAATGTTGATATAAATAAGCATCTTCATATATCTTTTTATCGTCATCTATAATCCTATCATGGAAAGATTCTGCGCTCCGCCATCCTTCGATACAATTTCTCGCTCTGCTCGAAATCACTCAGGACGAGCGGCCCGCGTTTTTTTATTTTTGTAATTTCTATATTTTTATAATACTAGCACACATTCGTTAAAAATTTTGTTACTCATTTTCATTTGGAACTGAATAAAATTCCGCTCGCCCTGAGTGATTTTTAAGTTTGTTAAAAATCGTATCGAACGGGTGCGGATCATTTTTCTTTACAATTGAAACGCAATAACCAATTCTTTTCCTGCAAGATCGCGTGGCAAATAAGTTTGCAATAGCGCCATGCGCGCAGCAATATCATACGTAATAAGGGTTGATGATTCTTGAATCACCGCATTTGAAACTTTCCCGTCATTATCAACAGATACTTTCACGATGCAGCCGCGCGGAGGCCGAATTCCTGCCGGTGGATGCCAAGCGCGCTCAATCTCTTCTTGGATAACCGCATATAAACAAAGAGCATCATATTCTTGATGGCCGATCGCAATTATTTCATTATCGACCGCAGTGGGTTTAATATCGTTTTGAGAAAGAATCGGTTGCTGCTGAATTTCCTGCTTTTCAGTAACCATTTTTTTTAATTGTTCGGGCTGCTTTTCTATCTCTTCTTTTTTTTCTAGAATTTTTTTGAGTGGCTCCGGTTTTAATTCTTGTTTTTTTTCAATTATTTTTTCCGGCGTTTTTTTTGCTGCAGCAACGAT is a window from the Candidatus Babeliales bacterium genome containing:
- a CDS encoding TonB C-terminal domain-containing protein, with the protein product MLRLRWQALRFNLSRLIIISCTASIALHIAMVVLLFVPPKNTNTMQVMIGSRRISDLPIQFVSTAHHIPGAMKRVAQLQNQSPKNVSEKKVPVTASPGPSTTINKMKPEKKQIVQKKQQKQPLKTSAKEKKAEPKKEKIVAAAKKTPEKIIEKKQELKPEPLKKILEKKEEIEKQPEQLKKMVTEKQEIQQQPILSQNDIKPTAVDNEIIAIGHQEYDALCLYAVIQEEIERAWHPPAGIRPPRGCIVKVSVDNDGKVSNAVIQESSTLITYDIAARMALLQTYLPRDLAGKELVIAFQL